From Oceanococcus atlanticus, a single genomic window includes:
- the ispF gene encoding 2-C-methyl-D-erythritol 2,4-cyclodiphosphate synthase yields MRVGMGFDVHRFGPGDYVTLGGVRVPHDKGVIAHSDGDVLLHALCDALLGAAGLGDIGQHFPDTDSSYAGADSRELLKTVLERVGEAGWRVENCDLCLISERPKLSPHRDRIRQTIAALLGVPLDAVNLKATTTEKLGYTGRGEGLAAQAVALLERV; encoded by the coding sequence ATGAGAGTAGGAATGGGTTTTGATGTTCACCGCTTCGGGCCGGGTGATTACGTCACCCTGGGCGGTGTTCGTGTGCCGCATGATAAAGGCGTGATCGCACATTCCGACGGCGACGTGCTGTTGCACGCGCTGTGTGATGCACTGCTCGGTGCAGCGGGGCTCGGCGATATTGGTCAGCACTTTCCCGACACTGATTCCAGCTACGCCGGTGCCGACAGTCGGGAGCTGCTCAAGACCGTGCTTGAGCGGGTGGGTGAAGCGGGTTGGCGGGTCGAGAATTGCGATCTGTGCCTGATCAGCGAGCGCCCCAAGTTGTCGCCGCACCGTGATCGCATTCGTCAGACCATTGCTGCGCTGCTCGGGGTGCCGCTGGATGCGGTGAACTTGAAAGCAACCACCACTGAAAAGCTCGGTTACACCGGTCGTGGTGAGGGCCTGGCGGCCCAGGCTGTGGCTTTGCTCGAGCGCGTCTAG